Proteins co-encoded in one Streptococcus pyogenes genomic window:
- the rpoB gene encoding DNA-directed RNA polymerase subunit beta: MAGHEVRYGKHRTRRSFSRIKEVLDLPNLIEIQTDSFQDFLDSGLKEVFEDVLPISNFTDTMELEFVGYEFKEPKYTLEEARIHDASYSAPIFVTFRLVNKETGEIKTQEVFFGDFPIMTEMGTFIINGGERIIVSQLVRSPGVYFNDKVDKNGKVGYGSTVIPNRGAWLELETDSKDIAYTRIDRTRKIPFTTLVRALGFSGDDEIVDIFGESDLVRNTIEKDIHKNPSDSRTDEALKEIYERLRPGEPKTADSSRSLLIARFFDARRYDLAAVGRYKVNKKLNIKTRLLNQIIAENLVDAETGEILVEAGTEMTRSVIESIEEHLDGDLNKFVYTPNDYAVVTEPVVLQKFKVVSPIDPDRVVTIVGNANPDDKVRALTPADILAEMSYFLNLAEGLGKVDDIDHLGNRRIRAVGELLANQFRIGLARMERNVRERMSVQDNDVLTPQQIINIRPVTAAVKEFFGSSQLSQFMDQHNPLSELSHKRRLSALGPGGLTRDRAGYEVRDVHYTHYGRMCPIETPEGPNIGLINNLSSFGHLNKYGFIQTPYRKVDRATGTVTNEIVWLTADEEDEYTVAQANSKLNEDGTFAEEIVMGRHQGNNQEFSASVVDFVDVSPKQVVAVATACIPFLENDDSNRALMGANMQRQAVPLIDPKAPYVGTGMEYQAAHDSGAAVIAQQNGKVVFSDAEKVEIRRQDGSLDVYHITKFRRSNSGTAYNQRTLVKVGDIVEKGDFIADGPSMENGEMALGQNPVVAYMTWEGYNFEDAVIMSERLVKEDVYTSVHLEEFESETRDTKLGPEEITREIPNVGEEALKDLDEMGIIRIGAEVKEGDILVGKVTPKGEKDLSAEERLLHAIFGDKSREVRDTSLRVPHGGDGIVRDVKIFTRANGDELQSGVNMLVRVYIAQKRKIKVGDKMAGRHGNKGVVSRIVPVEDMPYLPDGTPVDIMLNPLGVPSRMNIGQVMELHLGMAARNLGIHIATPVFDGASSEDLWDTVREAGMDSDAKTVLYDGRTGEPFDNRVSVGVMYMIKLHHMVDDKLHARSVGPYSLVTQQPLGGKAQFGGQRFGEMEVWALEAYGASNVLQEILTYKSDDVTGRLKAYEAITKGKPIPKPGVPESFRVLVKELQSLGLDMRVLDEDDNEVELRDLDEGEDDDIMHVDDLEKAREKQAQETQEVSETTDEK; the protein is encoded by the coding sequence ATATACCCTTGAAGAAGCTCGTATCCACGATGCAAGTTATTCTGCACCAATCTTTGTTACCTTCCGTTTGGTCAATAAAGAAACTGGTGAGATTAAAACTCAAGAAGTCTTCTTTGGTGATTTCCCAATCATGACGGAAATGGGTACCTTTATTATCAATGGTGGTGAACGTATCATCGTTTCTCAGTTGGTGCGTTCTCCAGGTGTTTATTTCAACGATAAAGTTGATAAAAACGGTAAAGTTGGTTACGGATCAACAGTGATTCCTAACCGTGGGGCTTGGTTGGAATTAGAGACTGACTCAAAAGACATTGCCTACACTCGTATTGACCGTACCCGTAAGATTCCATTCACAACCTTGGTTCGTGCCCTTGGTTTCTCAGGTGATGATGAAATTGTTGATATCTTTGGTGAAAGCGACCTTGTTCGTAATACCATTGAAAAAGACATTCACAAAAATCCAAGTGATTCTCGTACAGACGAAGCCCTTAAAGAAATTTACGAGCGTCTTCGTCCAGGTGAGCCAAAAACTGCAGATAGCTCTCGTAGTCTTTTGATTGCGCGTTTCTTTGATGCACGTCGTTACGATTTGGCTGCGGTTGGTCGTTACAAAGTGAACAAAAAACTTAATATCAAGACTCGTCTTTTGAACCAAATCATTGCTGAAAACCTTGTGGATGCTGAAACTGGCGAAATTTTGGTAGAAGCTGGAACTGAGATGACTCGTAGCGTCATCGAATCCATCGAAGAACACCTTGACGGTGATTTGAACAAGTTTGTTTACACACCAAATGATTACGCTGTGGTTACTGAACCAGTTGTCCTTCAAAAGTTCAAGGTTGTGTCACCAATTGATCCTGATCGTGTAGTAACTATTGTTGGTAATGCCAATCCAGATGATAAGGTTCGTGCATTGACACCTGCTGATATTTTGGCAGAAATGTCTTACTTCTTGAACCTTGCTGAAGGTCTTGGAAAAGTTGACGATATTGACCACTTGGGTAACCGTCGTATCCGTGCCGTTGGTGAATTGCTTGCCAACCAATTCCGCATCGGTCTTGCTCGTATGGAGCGTAACGTGCGTGAGCGTATGTCTGTTCAAGACAACGATGTGTTAACACCACAACAAATCATCAATATCCGTCCTGTCACAGCAGCTGTCAAAGAATTCTTCGGTTCGTCTCAGTTGTCACAGTTCATGGACCAACACAACCCATTGTCAGAGTTGTCTCACAAACGTCGTTTATCTGCCTTAGGACCTGGTGGTTTGACACGTGACCGTGCTGGTTATGAGGTTCGTGACGTGCATTACACGCACTATGGCCGTATGTGTCCGATTGAAACACCTGAAGGACCAAACATTGGTTTGATTAATAACTTGTCTTCATTTGGACATCTTAATAAATATGGTTTCATCCAAACACCTTACCGTAAGGTTGACCGTGCGACTGGTACGGTAACTAACGAGATTGTTTGGTTGACTGCCGACGAAGAAGACGAATACACAGTTGCACAGGCCAATTCGAAACTAAACGAAGATGGCACTTTTGCTGAAGAAATCGTTATGGGTCGTCACCAAGGTAATAACCAAGAATTTTCTGCAAGTGTTGTTGATTTCGTTGACGTTTCCCCTAAACAGGTAGTTGCTGTTGCGACGGCATGTATTCCTTTCTTGGAAAACGATGACTCCAACCGTGCCCTCATGGGTGCCAACATGCAACGTCAGGCTGTGCCATTGATTGATCCAAAAGCACCATATGTTGGTACTGGTATGGAATATCAAGCTGCCCATGACTCAGGCGCTGCGGTGATTGCTCAGCAAAATGGTAAAGTTGTCTTTTCTGATGCTGAAAAAGTGGAAATCCGTCGTCAAGATGGCTCGCTTGATGTTTACCACATTACCAAATTCCGTCGTTCAAACTCAGGAACAGCCTATAACCAACGCACCCTTGTTAAAGTAGGAGACATTGTTGAAAAAGGTGATTTCATCGCTGATGGACCTTCTATGGAAAATGGTGAAATGGCTCTTGGACAAAACCCAGTCGTTGCTTACATGACTTGGGAAGGTTATAACTTTGAGGATGCCGTTATCATGAGTGAGCGCCTTGTGAAAGAAGATGTCTACACATCTGTTCACTTGGAAGAATTCGAATCTGAAACGCGTGATACAAAACTTGGCCCTGAAGAAATCACTCGGGAAATCCCAAATGTTGGTGAAGAAGCCCTCAAAGACCTTGACGAAATGGGCATTATCCGTATCGGTGCTGAGGTTAAAGAAGGCGACATCTTAGTAGGTAAAGTCACACCTAAAGGTGAAAAAGACCTTTCTGCTGAAGAACGTTTACTTCACGCCATCTTTGGGGATAAATCGCGTGAAGTGCGTGATACCTCACTTCGTGTCCCTCACGGTGGTGATGGTATCGTTCGTGATGTGAAAATCTTTACACGCGCTAACGGCGATGAATTGCAATCAGGTGTTAATATGCTTGTGCGTGTTTACATCGCTCAAAAACGTAAAATCAAGGTCGGAGATAAAATGGCCGGTCGTCACGGAAACAAGGGTGTCGTTTCACGTATTGTACCAGTTGAAGACATGCCATACCTTCCAGACGGAACACCAGTTGACATCATGTTGAACCCTCTTGGGGTGCCATCACGGATGAATATTGGTCAGGTTATGGAACTTCACCTTGGTATGGCTGCTCGTAATCTTGGTATTCACATTGCAACACCTGTCTTTGACGGGGCTTCATCAGAAGACCTTTGGGACACTGTTCGTGAAGCTGGTATGGATAGCGATGCTAAGACGGTCCTTTATGATGGTCGCACCGGTGAACCATTTGACAACCGTGTATCCGTTGGTGTCATGTATATGATCAAACTTCACCACATGGTTGATGATAAACTTCATGCCCGTTCTGTAGGACCATACTCACTTGTTACCCAACAGCCACTTGGTGGTAAAGCTCAATTTGGTGGACAACGTTTTGGTGAGATGGAGGTTTGGGCCCTTGAAGCTTATGGTGCATCAAATGTTCTTCAAGAAATCTTGACCTACAAGTCAGATGACGTCACAGGACGTTTGAAAGCCTATGAAGCGATTACTAAAGGTAAACCAATTCCAAAACCAGGTGTACCAGAATCCTTCCGTGTTCTTGTAAAAGAATTGCAATCGCTTGGTCTTGATATGCGTGTGCTTGACGAGGATGATAATGAAGTGGAACTTCGTGATCTTGATGAAGGTGAAGACGATGACATTATGCATGTTGACGATCTCGAGAAGGCACGTGAAAAACAAGCTCAAGAAACTCAAGAAGTTTCTGAAACAACTGACGAAAAATAA
- the rpoC gene encoding DNA-directed RNA polymerase subunit beta' encodes MVDVNRFKSMQITLASPSKVRSWSYGEVKKPETINYRTLKPEREGLFDEVIFGPTKDWECACGKYKRIRYKGIVCDRCGVEVTRAKVRRERMGHIELKAPVSHIWYFKGIPSRMGLTLDMSPRALEEVIYFAAYVVIDPKDTPLEPKSLLTEREYREKLQEYGHGSFVAKMGAEAIQDLLKRVDLAAEIAELKEELKSASGQKRIKAVRRLDVLDAFNKSGNKPEWMVLNILPVIPPDLRPMVQLDGGRFAASDLNDLYRRVINRNNRLARLLELNAPGIIVQNEKRMLQEAVDALIDNGRRGRPITGPGSRPLKSLSHMLKGKQGRFRQNLLGKRVDFSGRSVIAVGPTLKMYQCGVPREMAIELFKPFVMREIVAKEYAGNVKAAKRMVERGDERIWDILEEVIKEHPVLLNRAPTLHRLGIQAFEPVLIDGKALRLHPLVCEAYNADFDGDQMAIHVPLSEEAQAEARLLMLAAEHILNPKDGKPVVTPSQDMVLGNYYLTMEDAGREGEGMIFKDKDEAVMAYRNGYAHLHSRVGIAVDSMPNKPWKDNQRHKIMVTTVGKILFNDIMPEDLPYLQEPNNANLTEGTPDKYFLEPGQDIQEVIDRLDINVPFKKKNLGNIIAETFKRFRTTETSAFLDRLKDLGYYHSTLAGLTVGIADIPVIDNKAEIIDAAHHRVEEINKAFRRGLMTDDDRYVAVTTTWREAKEALEKRLIETQDPKNPIVMMMDSGARGNISNFSQLAGMRGLMAAPNGRIMELPILSNFREGLSVLEMFFSTHGARKGMTDTALKTADSGYLTRRLVDVAQDVIIREDDCGTDRGLLIRAITDGKEVTETLEERLQGRYTRKSVKHPETGEVLIGADQLITEDMARKIVDAGVEEVTIRSVFTCATRHGVCRHCYGINLATGDAVEVGEAVGTIAAQSIGEPGTQLTMRTFHTGGVASNTDITQGLPRIQEIFEARNPKGEAVITEVKGNVVEIEEDASTRTKKVYVQGKTGMGEYVIPFTARMKVEVGDEVNRGAALTEGSIQPKRLLEVRDTLSVETYLLAEVQKVYRSQGVEIGDKHVEVMVRQMLRKVRVMDPGDTDLLPGTLMDISDFTDANKDIVISGGIPATSRPVLMGITKASLETNSFLSAASFQETTRVLTDAAIRGKKDHLLGLKENVIIGKIIPAGTGMARYRNIEPQAMNEIEVIDHTEVSAEAVFTAEAE; translated from the coding sequence GTGGTTGACGTAAATCGTTTTAAAAGTATGCAAATCACATTAGCCTCACCAAGTAAGGTCCGTTCATGGTCTTATGGTGAAGTTAAAAAACCTGAAACAATCAACTACCGTACATTAAAACCAGAACGTGAAGGACTCTTTGACGAAGTCATCTTTGGTCCAACAAAAGACTGGGAATGTGCGTGTGGTAAGTACAAACGTATCCGTTATAAAGGGATCGTTTGTGATCGCTGTGGGGTTGAGGTAACTCGTGCTAAAGTACGTCGTGAACGTATGGGTCACATTGAGTTAAAAGCTCCTGTATCACATATCTGGTATTTCAAAGGGATTCCATCTCGTATGGGATTGACTCTTGATATGAGTCCTCGTGCCCTTGAAGAAGTGATCTATTTTGCGGCTTATGTGGTCATTGATCCAAAAGATACACCGCTTGAACCAAAATCATTATTAACAGAACGTGAATACCGTGAAAAACTACAAGAGTATGGTCATGGGTCATTTGTCGCTAAGATGGGTGCTGAAGCCATTCAAGATCTCTTGAAACGTGTGGACTTGGCAGCTGAAATCGCTGAATTAAAAGAAGAGTTGAAATCTGCTTCTGGTCAAAAACGGATTAAAGCAGTTCGTCGTTTAGACGTCCTTGATGCCTTTAACAAATCTGGAAATAAACCAGAATGGATGGTTCTTAACATCCTGCCGGTTATTCCACCAGATCTTCGTCCGATGGTTCAATTGGATGGTGGTCGTTTTGCGGCATCAGACTTGAATGACTTGTACCGTCGTGTGATTAACCGTAATAACCGTTTGGCACGTTTGTTAGAACTTAATGCCCCTGGCATCATTGTTCAAAATGAAAAACGAATGCTTCAAGAAGCCGTTGATGCTTTGATTGATAATGGTCGTCGTGGTCGTCCAATCACTGGACCAGGAAGTCGTCCATTGAAATCATTGAGCCACATGCTTAAAGGTAAACAAGGGCGTTTCCGTCAAAACTTGCTTGGTAAACGTGTAGACTTCTCTGGACGTTCCGTTATCGCTGTTGGTCCAACCCTTAAAATGTATCAATGTGGTGTCCCACGTGAAATGGCTATCGAGCTTTTTAAACCATTTGTAATGCGCGAAATTGTTGCCAAAGAATATGCTGGTAACGTTAAAGCCGCTAAACGTATGGTTGAACGTGGCGACGAACGCATCTGGGATATCTTAGAAGAAGTTATCAAAGAACACCCAGTCCTACTTAACCGCGCACCGACTCTTCACAGACTTGGTATTCAGGCTTTTGAACCCGTTCTTATTGACGGTAAGGCACTTCGTCTTCACCCACTTGTGTGTGAGGCCTACAATGCCGACTTCGATGGAGACCAAATGGCCATTCACGTGCCACTTTCAGAAGAAGCACAAGCTGAAGCTCGTCTTTTGATGCTTGCTGCAGAGCACATCTTGAACCCTAAAGATGGTAAACCAGTTGTTACTCCATCTCAGGATATGGTTCTTGGTAACTACTATCTTACGATGGAAGATGCTGGTCGCGAAGGCGAAGGTATGATTTTCAAGGATAAAGACGAAGCTGTGATGGCATATCGTAATGGTTATGCTCATCTTCATAGTCGTGTGGGTATCGCTGTTGACAGCATGCCAAACAAACCTTGGAAAGACAATCAAAGACATAAAATCATGGTGACAACTGTTGGTAAGATTCTCTTTAACGATATCATGCCAGAGGACCTTCCTTACCTCCAAGAGCCAAACAATGCCAACTTGACAGAAGGAACACCTGATAAATACTTCCTTGAACCTGGTCAAGACATCCAAGAAGTGATTGATCGCTTAGACATCAATGTGCCATTTAAGAAGAAAAACCTCGGTAACATCATTGCGGAAACCTTCAAACGTTTCCGTACAACAGAAACATCAGCCTTCCTTGACCGCTTGAAAGACCTTGGTTACTACCACTCAACCCTTGCTGGTTTGACAGTGGGTATCGCTGACATTCCTGTTATTGATAATAAAGCTGAAATCATTGATGCTGCTCACCATCGTGTTGAAGAAATTAACAAAGCCTTCCGTCGTGGTTTGATGACAGATGATGACCGTTATGTTGCCGTTACAACAACATGGCGTGAAGCTAAAGAAGCCCTTGAAAAACGTCTGATTGAAACACAAGATCCTAAGAACCCAATCGTTATGATGATGGACTCAGGAGCTCGTGGTAACATCTCAAACTTCTCACAGCTTGCTGGTATGCGTGGTTTGATGGCTGCTCCTAACGGACGCATCATGGAACTTCCTATCTTGTCAAACTTCCGTGAAGGTTTGAGCGTTTTGGAAATGTTCTTCTCAACCCACGGTGCACGTAAAGGGATGACCGATACGGCCCTTAAAACAGCCGACTCAGGTTACCTTACTCGTCGTTTGGTTGACGTTGCCCAAGATGTTATCATTCGTGAGGACGATTGTGGCACTGATCGTGGTCTTCTTATCCGTGCTATTACAGATGGTAAAGAAGTTACCGAAACGCTTGAAGAGCGTCTTCAAGGTCGTTACACACGTAAATCAGTCAAACACCCTGAAACTGGTGAAGTCTTGATTGGTGCTGACCAATTAATCACTGAAGACATGGCTCGTAAGATTGTTGATGCAGGTGTTGAAGAAGTGACCATTCGTTCTGTCTTTACCTGTGCGACTCGTCATGGTGTCTGCCGTCACTGTTATGGTATCAACTTGGCAACTGGTGATGCTGTTGAAGTGGGTGAAGCAGTTGGTACTATTGCTGCCCAATCTATCGGTGAGCCTGGTACTCAGCTTACCATGCGTACCTTCCACACGGGTGGTGTAGCCTCAAATACCGATATCACCCAGGGTCTTCCTCGTATTCAAGAGATCTTTGAAGCACGTAATCCTAAAGGGGAAGCGGTCATTACTGAAGTGAAAGGGAATGTCGTCGAGATTGAAGAAGATGCGTCAACTCGTACCAAGAAAGTCTACGTTCAAGGAAAAACTGGCATGGGCGAATATGTCATACCATTTACAGCACGTATGAAAGTTGAAGTTGGCGACGAAGTTAATCGCGGAGCTGCCCTTACAGAAGGGTCAATTCAACCGAAACGTCTCCTTGAAGTGCGTGATACCTTGTCAGTTGAAACGTACCTTCTTGCAGAAGTACAAAAAGTTTACCGTAGCCAAGGGGTAGAAATCGGAGACAAACACGTTGAGGTAATGGTTCGCCAAATGCTTCGTAAAGTTCGTGTCATGGATCCAGGTGATACAGACCTCCTTCCAGGTACACTTATGGATATTTCTGATTTCACAGATGCTAACAAAGATATTGTTATCTCTGGTGGTATTCCTGCGACATCTCGTCCTGTTCTTATGGGTATTACTAAGGCTTCCCTTGAAACCAATTCCTTCTTATCAGCTGCATCCTTCCAAGAAACAACTCGTGTTCTTACAGATGCTGCTATCCGTGGTAAAAAAGATCATCTTCTTGGTCTTAAAGAAAATGTTATCATTGGTAAAATCATCCCAGCTGGTACTGGTATGGCTCGTTACCGTAACATTGAACCACAAGCGATGAATGAGATTGAAGTGATTGATCATACAGAAGTCTCAGCAGAAGCCGTTTTTACAGCAGAAGCAGAATAA